In one window of Lewinella sp. 4G2 DNA:
- a CDS encoding heavy-metal-associated domain-containing protein encodes MRLLPILVAVFAFIAMAAPPKKVVIQTSAVCEMCKTSIEKNLLAIEGVAKAELDLVTKKVKIKYDDKLVDVATLRQAIANTGYAADDVPARPKAVEGLANCCKPKDTAKKGCAKSCAKTCDKEG; translated from the coding sequence ATGCGTTTACTCCCCATCCTAGTTGCCGTCTTTGCTTTTATCGCCATGGCGGCCCCACCGAAGAAGGTGGTCATCCAGACTTCCGCCGTTTGCGAAATGTGCAAAACGAGCATCGAAAAGAACCTGCTCGCCATTGAGGGCGTCGCCAAGGCTGAGTTGGATCTCGTCACCAAAAAAGTAAAGATCAAGTACGACGACAAATTGGTCGACGTAGCTACCCTCCGCCAGGCCATCGCCAATACCGGCTACGCTGCGGATGACGTTCCCGCCCGACCCAAGGCTGTCGAAGGCCTAGCCAACTGCTGCAAGCCGAAGGACACCGCCAAGAAAGGTTGCGCTAAGAGCTGCGCCAAAACCTGCGATAAGGAGGGCTAA
- a CDS encoding TonB-dependent receptor domain-containing protein codes for MFSIQLLHLRERPNERLMVQFSLLLFLLFSPIWALAQVQGKVVDEDQYPLTGATVKWENGTGTTVDTEGTFSLDLVEGQDHFTISYLGFEPMTLTYDGSQTYYDVTLVEANTTLGDVTVTARDNGNSASVLKTRNVESITSKELRKAPCCSLAESFENSAVVDLTYGDPLTGRREIQMLGLRGNYTQLTLEKRPMLDGLASPYALALIPGPWVQGIQVGKGSGSLESGAQGMTGEINTELIKPVNGPKLFLNAFAGTQGRGEINVLSNHQIGENWYLGGAAHGSVTAPEHDFDGDDFRDMPIRETGVGLLRLFKNGGSNWEGQWNLLGVKDYHEGGQVDAAGPNPYRIIQDNRRLEAWGKTGFFGFKKAHQSLGTIYSASFHELNNRYGTRLHTGEQTSLYFNGLYQTRIVNDRHQLSTGGTIRSDAFNEQFGEQDFSRDETTVGAFGEYTYSWEEDRKGAPYRAFTLIAGLRVEEHNLGGTQISPRLNVKYNPSEQFAVRASAGRGWRSPNLLVDNLNWLPSSRQVAAGSSDTGAGANPGFVGLESAWNYGGNVTGHIDVNGRDMELVLDVYRTDFTDQIIVDADQDYRTLRLYQLDGQSRANSLLLSLNYEVLPLIDVKLAYKYNDVQQTYREGGLREVPLTPKHRYLATVGYDGARIKAHLNYQYVGEQRLIDFGPIPESVVITQPQRSPGFGLVTAQVTYVANSKTEIYFGGENLTNVQQSNAIIGADAPFTGDYFDATQVYQPIFGARGYVGIRYTVE; via the coding sequence ATGTTTTCAATCCAATTATTGCACCTGCGTGAGCGCCCTAATGAGCGACTAATGGTGCAGTTTTCTTTACTTCTATTCCTTCTTTTCTCTCCGATCTGGGCGCTGGCGCAGGTGCAGGGGAAGGTGGTCGACGAAGACCAGTATCCACTCACCGGCGCCACCGTGAAGTGGGAGAACGGCACCGGCACGACGGTGGATACTGAGGGGACGTTTAGTCTGGATCTGGTGGAGGGACAGGACCACTTCACCATCTCCTACCTCGGCTTCGAACCGATGACGCTGACCTACGATGGGTCCCAAACCTACTACGACGTTACGCTCGTGGAGGCGAATACCACCCTCGGCGACGTGACGGTCACCGCCCGCGATAACGGCAACTCCGCCTCGGTGCTGAAGACCCGCAACGTGGAAAGCATCACATCGAAAGAACTCCGAAAAGCGCCGTGTTGTAGCCTCGCCGAGAGCTTCGAAAATAGCGCGGTAGTGGACCTCACCTATGGGGATCCGCTGACGGGCCGCCGGGAGATCCAGATGCTGGGCCTGCGCGGCAACTACACCCAACTGACCCTGGAAAAACGGCCGATGCTCGACGGGTTGGCCAGCCCTTACGCCCTCGCGTTAATCCCCGGGCCGTGGGTGCAGGGCATCCAGGTGGGCAAAGGAAGCGGCAGCCTGGAAAGCGGCGCGCAGGGAATGACCGGCGAGATCAATACGGAACTGATCAAACCCGTCAACGGACCCAAGCTGTTTTTAAATGCTTTCGCCGGCACGCAGGGACGCGGAGAAATCAACGTACTTAGCAACCACCAGATCGGCGAAAACTGGTACTTGGGTGGCGCGGCCCACGGCTCCGTCACCGCCCCCGAGCATGATTTTGACGGAGATGACTTCCGGGATATGCCGATCCGGGAAACTGGCGTCGGGCTCCTCCGGCTCTTTAAGAACGGAGGTAGCAACTGGGAGGGGCAGTGGAACCTGCTCGGCGTAAAGGATTACCACGAGGGTGGGCAGGTGGACGCCGCCGGGCCAAACCCCTACCGCATCATTCAGGACAACCGCCGTCTCGAAGCCTGGGGTAAAACGGGATTCTTCGGCTTCAAGAAAGCCCACCAATCCCTCGGTACCATCTACAGCGCCAGCTTCCACGAGCTGAATAATCGCTACGGTACTCGGCTGCACACCGGGGAACAGACCTCCCTGTACTTCAATGGCCTTTACCAAACCCGCATCGTAAACGACCGCCACCAGTTAAGTACCGGGGGCACCATCCGTTCGGATGCTTTCAATGAGCAGTTTGGCGAGCAAGATTTCAGCCGCGACGAGACGACGGTGGGTGCCTTCGGCGAGTACACCTACTCCTGGGAGGAAGACCGAAAGGGTGCTCCCTACCGCGCCTTCACCCTGATTGCCGGCCTACGGGTGGAAGAACATAACCTCGGTGGCACCCAGATCAGTCCCCGCCTCAACGTGAAGTACAACCCCAGCGAGCAATTTGCCGTGCGGGCCTCCGCCGGGCGCGGCTGGCGCTCCCCCAACCTACTCGTGGACAACCTGAATTGGTTGCCCTCCAGCCGGCAGGTAGCCGCCGGTAGTAGCGATACTGGAGCGGGAGCAAACCCCGGCTTTGTCGGCTTGGAATCCGCATGGAACTACGGAGGTAACGTCACCGGCCACATCGACGTCAATGGCAGGGATATGGAACTGGTCCTGGACGTCTACCGCACCGATTTCACCGACCAGATCATTGTGGATGCGGACCAGGACTACCGAACCCTCCGCCTCTACCAACTTGACGGCCAGAGCCGCGCCAATAGCTTACTGCTCAGCCTCAACTACGAGGTATTGCCCCTGATTGACGTTAAACTGGCGTACAAGTATAACGACGTCCAGCAAACCTACCGGGAGGGCGGCCTGCGGGAAGTCCCCCTAACGCCGAAGCACCGTTACTTGGCGACCGTTGGCTACGACGGCGCCCGCATCAAAGCCCACCTCAACTACCAGTACGTAGGCGAACAGCGCTTGATCGACTTTGGGCCGATTCCGGAATCCGTCGTCATCACCCAACCGCAACGCTCTCCGGGCTTCGGCTTGGTGACGGCCCAGGTTACCTACGTCGCCAATTCGAAAACCGAGATCTACTTCGGTGGCGAGAACCTGACGAACGTGCAGCAATCCAACGCCATCATCGGTGCGGATGCGCCGTTTACGGGGGATTACTTCGACGCTACCCAGGTCTACCAACCAATTTTTGGGGCGCGGGGCTACGTTGGCATTCGGTATACGGTAGAGTAG